A DNA window from Boseongicola sp. contains the following coding sequences:
- a CDS encoding molybdopterin-dependent oxidoreductase, whose product MRQPDLDTSPKVSDEVRKTTCYMCACRCGINVHMKDGKVAYIEGNRDHPVNKGVLCAKGSSGIMQHLSPARLRAPMKRVGPRGSGEFEEITWEEALETASAWLKAIRETDQSKLAFFTGRDQSQSFTSFWAQSFGTPNYAAHGGFCSVNMAAAGIYTMGGAFWEFGQPDWDRTKLFMIFGVAEDHDSNPIKMGLGKLKERGAKVIGVNPIRSGYNAIADEWVGITPGTDGLFILSLVHCLMKAGKIDLEYLARFTDAPCLVNEDPASDEHGLILTDEAGKKLVVDRRTGKPEAYDTPGVQPDLAGSWRHAGFTHRPVLHHMADAYLKDEYTPEAVAPKVGISAERIRAIAADLARVAFDEAIELDREWTDFRGDKHTKMIGRPVAFHAMRGISAHSNGFQTCRALHLLQIILGSVEVPGGFRFKPPYPKAATAHPKPHAKPQPGQPLDGPHLGFIHGPDDLLIKDDDPQINDPNTPRRIDKAFTWENPMSAHGLMHMVISNAHAGDPYKIDTLMMYMANMAWNSSMNTSGVMEMLTDTDEDGEYVIPHIIYSDAYSSEMVAYADLILPDTTYLERHDCISLLDRPICEASAAADAIRWPVVEPDRDVRGFQSVLCELGGMLGLPGFTNDDGSQKYADYADYIQNHERKPGIGPLAGWRGDGSESGRGAPNPDQIEKYKENGSFWVSHIPEEAEFYKPWNKAYQDWAVKTGIFDAPSPYLFTLWCEPLRRFQLAAEGKHRRQPPEHLKERIKETMDPLPIWYPPFSEADDEFTIHALTQRPMAMYHSWGSQNAWLRQIHGRNPLYVPTKLWEANSFEDGDWARVTSPHGEITVPVAHMAALNGNTVWTWNAIGKRKGAWALETDAPEATKGFLLNHIIHELLPPKGDGLRWANSDPITGQAAWFDLRVKIEKVAAPAESQPEIPAQKSPVGKAPGSVKQKVGS is encoded by the coding sequence GATCTCGACACCTCGCCCAAAGTCTCGGACGAAGTGCGCAAAACCACCTGCTATATGTGCGCCTGTCGCTGTGGCATCAACGTCCACATGAAAGATGGCAAGGTCGCCTATATCGAGGGCAACCGCGATCACCCGGTCAATAAAGGCGTCCTGTGCGCTAAAGGATCGTCGGGCATTATGCAGCATCTTTCACCTGCCCGCCTGCGCGCGCCGATGAAACGGGTTGGACCGCGCGGTTCAGGCGAGTTTGAAGAGATCACATGGGAAGAAGCACTGGAAACTGCGTCGGCTTGGCTTAAGGCAATCCGTGAAACCGATCAGTCCAAACTCGCATTTTTCACTGGCCGCGATCAGTCGCAGTCTTTCACCAGTTTCTGGGCGCAAAGTTTTGGCACTCCGAATTACGCTGCCCACGGTGGTTTCTGCTCGGTCAATATGGCTGCAGCTGGCATCTACACCATGGGCGGCGCGTTCTGGGAGTTTGGCCAACCCGATTGGGACCGCACCAAGCTGTTCATGATTTTTGGTGTTGCCGAGGATCATGACTCAAACCCGATCAAAATGGGCTTGGGCAAGCTAAAGGAACGCGGCGCCAAAGTGATCGGCGTCAACCCCATCCGGTCTGGGTATAACGCCATTGCCGACGAATGGGTGGGCATCACGCCCGGCACTGACGGGCTGTTTATTCTAAGCCTGGTTCACTGCCTGATGAAGGCTGGCAAGATCGATCTGGAGTATCTCGCGCGCTTCACCGATGCGCCATGCTTGGTCAACGAAGACCCTGCCAGCGATGAACATGGGCTGATCCTGACCGATGAAGCCGGGAAAAAGCTGGTTGTCGACCGCCGCACCGGCAAGCCCGAGGCCTATGACACGCCTGGCGTCCAGCCCGATCTTGCCGGTTCCTGGCGGCACGCCGGTTTCACGCACCGCCCTGTTCTGCATCACATGGCCGACGCCTATCTGAAAGACGAATATACTCCCGAGGCCGTAGCACCAAAAGTCGGCATCAGCGCTGAACGCATTCGCGCCATCGCGGCGGATCTGGCCCGCGTGGCGTTCGATGAAGCTATCGAGCTTGATCGCGAATGGACCGATTTCCGGGGTGACAAACACACAAAGATGATCGGTCGTCCGGTGGCCTTTCACGCCATGCGCGGCATCAGCGCCCATTCCAACGGGTTTCAGACATGCCGCGCGCTGCACCTGTTGCAGATCATCCTTGGTTCGGTTGAAGTTCCAGGCGGGTTCCGTTTCAAACCACCTTATCCCAAGGCCGCCACTGCCCACCCAAAACCACACGCGAAACCGCAGCCCGGACAACCGCTAGATGGCCCGCACCTGGGATTCATTCACGGCCCGGACGACTTGCTAATCAAAGATGACGATCCTCAGATCAACGACCCCAACACTCCCAGACGTATCGACAAAGCGTTTACCTGGGAAAACCCGATGAGCGCGCACGGGCTCATGCACATGGTGATTTCTAACGCCCACGCCGGTGATCCCTACAAGATCGACACGCTGATGATGTATATGGCCAACATGGCCTGGAACTCGTCGATGAACACCAGTGGTGTCATGGAGATGCTGACGGACACCGACGAGGACGGCGAATATGTCATCCCCCACATCATCTACTCCGATGCCTATTCATCCGAAATGGTGGCTTACGCCGACCTCATCCTGCCTGACACAACTTACCTAGAACGCCACGACTGTATCTCGCTTCTCGATCGTCCGATTTGCGAAGCCAGTGCCGCCGCCGACGCCATCCGCTGGCCTGTTGTTGAACCTGATCGCGATGTGCGCGGCTTCCAATCGGTACTGTGCGAACTTGGCGGGATGCTTGGCTTGCCGGGCTTCACCAACGATGACGGAAGCCAGAAATACGCCGACTATGCGGATTACATCCAGAACCATGAACGCAAGCCAGGTATCGGCCCACTTGCAGGCTGGCGCGGTGATGGCAGCGAAAGCGGCCGTGGCGCGCCAAATCCCGACCAGATCGAGAAATACAAAGAAAATGGCAGCTTCTGGGTCAGCCACATCCCGGAAGAGGCGGAATTCTACAAACCCTGGAACAAGGCTTATCAGGACTGGGCGGTAAAAACCGGCATCTTTGACGCGCCGTCACCGTATCTTTTCACACTCTGGTGCGAACCGCTTCGCCGTTTCCAACTGGCTGCCGAAGGCAAACACCGCCGTCAACCGCCGGAGCACCTGAAAGAACGGATAAAGGAAACTATGGATCCGCTTCCGATCTGGTATCCTCCGTTCTCCGAGGCAGACGACGAGTTTACAATCCACGCCCTGACGCAACGCCCGATGGCAATGTATCACTCCTGGGGGTCGCAAAACGCCTGGTTGCGCCAAATCCATGGCCGCAACCCACTCTATGTCCCTACGAAATTGTGGGAGGCGAACAGCTTCGAAGACGGCGATTGGGCCCGCGTCACCTCGCCTCACGGCGAAATCACTGTGCCGGTTGCCCACATGGCAGCGCTGAATGGCAACACAGTCTGGACCTGGAACGCCATCGGCAAACGCAAAGGCGCGTGGGCGTTGGAAACCGATGCGCCGGAAGCTACCAAAGGCTTCCTGTTGAACCACATCATCCACGAGTTGTTGCCACCCAAAGGCGATGGTCTCCGCTGGGCCAACTCAGACCCAATCACTGGCCAAGCCGCCTGGTTCGACCTGCGCGTCAAAATCGAAAAGGTCGCCGCCCCGGCAGAATCCCAACCGGAAATTCCTGCGCAGAAAAGCCCGGTTGGCAAAGCGCCCGGCAGCGTCAAACAGAAGGTGGGCTCATGA